The Vibrio chagasii genome includes a region encoding these proteins:
- the nfo gene encoding deoxyribonuclease IV has translation MTNKISSSKPETNIKFIGAHVSAAGGVDQAPMRAREIGANAFALFTKNQRQWAAKPLEAKTISAFKANCKMLGFSAEHILPHDSYLINLGAPEEEKLEKSRAAFIDEMERCNQLGLTLLNFHPGSHLKKISETECLAKIAESINLAHQAVPDVMAVIENTSGQGTNLGWKFEHLAEIIEQVEDKSRVGVCLDTCHTFTAGYDLRTKEACEHTFAEFDRIVGMHYLRAMHINDSKAEFASRVDRHHSLGKGEIGWDCFEYIASDSRFNGIPLILETIDSTIWKEEIQKLRMFHRSATLATGEA, from the coding sequence ATGACAAACAAAATTTCATCGTCAAAACCTGAAACAAATATTAAGTTTATTGGCGCTCATGTGTCGGCAGCCGGTGGTGTTGATCAGGCTCCAATGAGAGCTCGAGAGATAGGTGCTAATGCGTTTGCACTGTTTACTAAAAACCAGAGGCAATGGGCTGCAAAGCCGTTAGAGGCGAAAACTATTAGCGCCTTTAAAGCCAACTGCAAAATGTTGGGCTTTTCAGCGGAGCACATTCTTCCTCACGACTCCTACTTGATTAACCTCGGCGCACCAGAAGAAGAGAAACTAGAGAAATCACGCGCTGCCTTTATTGATGAGATGGAACGTTGTAACCAGCTTGGGTTAACGCTTTTGAACTTCCATCCTGGCAGCCATCTTAAAAAGATCTCTGAGACTGAGTGTCTAGCGAAAATCGCAGAGTCGATTAACCTCGCCCATCAAGCAGTTCCTGATGTGATGGCGGTGATCGAGAATACGTCAGGCCAAGGCACTAACTTGGGTTGGAAGTTTGAGCACCTAGCAGAGATTATCGAGCAAGTAGAAGATAAATCGCGTGTTGGCGTGTGTTTAGACACCTGCCACACCTTTACAGCGGGTTATGACCTAAGAACAAAAGAAGCGTGCGAACACACTTTCGCTGAATTTGACCGCATCGTGGGTATGCACTATCTAAGAGCAATGCACATCAATGATTCAAAAGCTGAGTTCGCGAGCCGAGTTGATAGACACCATTCTTTAGGAAAAGGCGAAATTGGCTGGGATTGTTTTGAGTATATTGCCTCAGATTCCCGCTTTAACGGAATCCCTCTTATCTTAGAAACGATTGATTCGACGATTTGGAAAGAGGAAATTCAAAAGCTTAGAATGTTTCATCGCTCAGCAACGCTAGCGACGGGAGAGGCGTAA
- the ung gene encoding uracil-DNA glycosylase: MSTPKTWASIINDEREKEYFQSVLAFVEQQRNSGKTIYPPQEQVFSAFDMTPFESVRVVILGQDPYHGANQAHGLAFSVLPGVKIPPSLRNMYKELAQDIEGFEAPNHGYLEDWASQGVLMLNTVLTVEEAQAHSHAKCGWETFTDAIIAELNQRSEPIIFLLWGANAQKKGQAIDTQKHHVLAAPHPSPLSARRGFFGCQHFSTANKLLSSMDQQPIDWRLPAEV; encoded by the coding sequence ATGAGCACACCAAAGACTTGGGCATCCATTATTAATGACGAACGTGAGAAAGAGTACTTCCAAAGTGTTCTCGCTTTCGTCGAACAGCAACGAAATAGTGGGAAAACCATCTACCCACCTCAAGAGCAGGTATTCAGCGCTTTTGATATGACGCCCTTTGAGTCTGTACGAGTGGTTATCCTAGGACAAGACCCTTATCACGGTGCTAATCAAGCACACGGCTTGGCCTTCTCTGTATTGCCCGGCGTTAAAATCCCGCCTTCTCTACGCAACATGTACAAAGAACTGGCACAAGATATCGAAGGTTTTGAAGCGCCTAACCATGGTTACCTTGAAGATTGGGCATCACAAGGGGTGTTGATGTTGAATACTGTTTTAACAGTAGAAGAGGCACAAGCACACTCACATGCCAAATGTGGCTGGGAAACCTTTACCGATGCCATTATTGCAGAGCTGAACCAGCGTTCTGAGCCGATTATTTTCTTGTTGTGGGGCGCGAATGCGCAGAAGAAAGGCCAAGCGATTGACACACAGAAACATCATGTGTTAGCTGCACCTCATCCTTCACCGCTGTCGGCACGTCGCGGTTTCTTTGGTTGCCAGCATTTTTCAACGGCTAACAAACTACTTTCTTCTATGGATCAGCAACCTATCGACTGGCGCCTACCTGCAGAAGTGTAG
- a CDS encoding hemerythrin domain-containing protein, whose translation MMIERIRREHGYMARLLAILNNKLEFLKQEREINYSLIAEVVHYLMNHSDKVHHPKEDVIYRYYLKQYGSDQAIEDLELEHQLLSEKTADFLGVVDMILQDAVVPQQVFIDQLESFVKAQRKHMEYEEKHVLPMIVQAFTVKDWQEVESQWLQPEDDPVFGDTIADQYRQLAARVRQNEQECV comes from the coding sequence ATGATGATTGAAAGGATAAGACGAGAGCATGGCTATATGGCTCGATTACTCGCGATACTCAACAATAAGTTAGAGTTTCTAAAACAGGAGCGAGAAATAAACTATAGCCTTATCGCTGAGGTGGTTCACTACTTGATGAACCATTCAGATAAAGTACATCACCCTAAAGAAGACGTCATTTATCGCTATTACCTTAAGCAATATGGCAGTGACCAAGCAATTGAGGACTTGGAACTCGAGCATCAATTGCTATCTGAGAAAACGGCTGACTTTTTAGGTGTGGTAGACATGATCCTCCAAGATGCCGTGGTTCCACAGCAGGTGTTCATCGATCAACTCGAAAGCTTTGTTAAAGCGCAGCGAAAGCATATGGAGTATGAAGAGAAGCATGTGTTACCTATGATCGTGCAAGCATTTACAGTGAAGGATTGGCAAGAGGTTGAATCGCAATGGCTTCAACCCGAAGACGATCCTGTGTTTGGGGATACGATTGCTGATCAGTATCGTCAACTCGCGGCGCGCGTGCGACAAAATGAACAAGAGTGTGTTTAG
- a CDS encoding DUF3545 family protein: MDNFQFDEISELEMPRATQKTRSKPLKRKWREIEAINDRRQLEKELREMNLGLDFSLDDIKL; this comes from the coding sequence ATGGATAACTTTCAATTCGATGAAATATCAGAACTAGAAATGCCACGTGCAACTCAGAAAACACGCTCTAAACCACTCAAGCGTAAGTGGCGTGAAATCGAAGCAATCAACGATCGTAGGCAGCTTGAGAAAGAGCTAAGAGAGATGAACCTAGGTCTTGATTTTAGCCTTGACGATATAAAGCTTTAA
- a CDS encoding alanine/glycine:cation symporter family protein gives MTDLINLMNDLLWGSILVYLLVGVGIYFTVRLGFIQFRHFGHMFSVLKNSRKADSAGISSFQALCTSLAARVGTGNMAGVAVALTAGGPGAIFWMWLIAMLGMATSFAESTLAQLYKTRDNDGNYRGGPAYYMEKGLGMRWMGVLFSIFLIIAFGLVFNAVQANAIASAMNTAFDFERSYTGVAIVIISAFVIFGGIRKIARTAEIIVPIMALAYLAIALFIMFANIERVPEVIALIFKSAFGLQEAAAGGLGYAIAQAMINGIKRGLFSNEAGMGSAPNAAASATPYPPHPASQGYVQMLGVFMDTIVICSATVAIILMSGEYVPHGEVTGIELTQRALTAQVGSWGGIFVAVAIFFFAFTSIIANYSYAETNLIFLEHNNKKGLVLFRIIVLGMVMFGSLATLPTVWALADVSMGLMAIVNLVAIILLSGIVIKLAKDYNRQLDAGKVPTFDANDFPELKSQLEDGIWDNNKK, from the coding sequence GTGACAGACTTAATCAATTTGATGAACGATCTCCTTTGGGGATCTATCTTAGTTTATTTACTGGTTGGTGTGGGTATCTACTTCACCGTACGACTAGGCTTCATTCAATTCCGCCATTTCGGCCACATGTTCTCGGTTCTAAAGAACAGCCGCAAAGCAGACAGTGCTGGTATCTCTTCTTTCCAAGCTCTTTGTACTAGTCTTGCTGCTCGTGTTGGTACGGGTAACATGGCAGGTGTTGCTGTAGCACTTACTGCTGGTGGCCCTGGTGCTATCTTCTGGATGTGGCTAATTGCAATGCTAGGTATGGCAACATCATTTGCTGAAAGTACGCTAGCGCAGTTATACAAAACACGCGATAACGACGGTAACTACCGTGGTGGCCCTGCATACTACATGGAGAAAGGCCTTGGCATGCGTTGGATGGGGGTTCTATTCTCTATCTTCCTAATCATCGCATTCGGTCTTGTATTCAACGCGGTTCAAGCGAACGCGATTGCAAGTGCAATGAATACAGCGTTTGACTTTGAACGCAGCTACACAGGTGTAGCAATCGTAATTATCTCTGCATTCGTTATCTTCGGTGGTATCCGTAAGATTGCACGTACTGCAGAAATCATCGTTCCAATCATGGCATTGGCTTACCTTGCTATCGCTCTGTTTATCATGTTTGCGAACATTGAAAGAGTGCCTGAAGTGATCGCTCTTATCTTCAAGAGTGCATTCGGCCTACAAGAAGCGGCTGCCGGCGGTCTAGGTTACGCAATTGCACAAGCGATGATTAACGGCATCAAACGTGGTCTGTTCTCGAACGAAGCGGGTATGGGTTCTGCGCCAAACGCAGCAGCTTCTGCTACGCCTTACCCACCGCACCCAGCATCACAAGGTTATGTACAAATGTTAGGTGTATTCATGGATACGATCGTTATCTGTTCTGCAACAGTAGCAATCATCCTGATGTCTGGTGAGTATGTACCACACGGTGAAGTAACAGGTATCGAGCTGACTCAACGTGCACTAACAGCACAAGTAGGCTCTTGGGGCGGTATTTTTGTAGCGGTAGCGATTTTCTTCTTCGCTTTCACTTCAATCATTGCAAACTACTCGTACGCTGAAACGAACCTGATTTTCCTAGAGCACAACAATAAGAAAGGCCTCGTGCTATTCCGTATTATTGTTCTGGGTATGGTTATGTTTGGTTCTCTAGCAACGCTACCTACGGTATGGGCACTGGCTGACGTATCGATGGGTCTAATGGCGATTGTTAACTTGGTGGCGATTATCCTGCTATCAGGCATCGTGATTAAGCTAGCGAAGGACTACAACCGCCAACTTGACGCGGGTAAAGTACCGACATTTGATGCAAATGACTTCCCTGAGCTTAAGTCTCAACTGGAAGATGGTATTTGGGACAACAACAAGAAGTAG
- the yaaA gene encoding peroxide stress protein YaaA, with the protein MLVVVSPAKTLDYESPLATERFSQPEFVEHSAELIEECRKLTPADVSALMKVSDKIAGLNVARFEQWSETFTQENARQAILAFKGDVYTGLDAETLSDEDFDYAQNHLRMLSGLYGLLKPLDLMQPYRLEMGTRLANARGTNLYQFWGNIITDKLNEALNAQGDNVLINLASNEYFKAVKPKNLDGQVITPVFKDCKNGQYKVISFYAKKARGMMARYIIENKVDSIEALTKFDTAGYYFVEEESNAKELVFKREEQN; encoded by the coding sequence ATGTTAGTTGTCGTGTCTCCAGCCAAAACACTTGATTACGAATCACCATTAGCGACAGAACGCTTTAGTCAGCCTGAGTTTGTTGAACACTCTGCTGAACTGATTGAAGAGTGCCGCAAGCTGACACCAGCAGATGTCTCTGCATTGATGAAAGTGAGCGATAAGATCGCAGGGTTGAACGTAGCGCGCTTTGAGCAGTGGAGCGAGACTTTTACCCAAGAGAATGCACGTCAAGCCATCCTTGCCTTCAAAGGTGATGTATACACAGGCCTAGACGCTGAAACACTGTCGGATGAAGATTTTGACTACGCACAGAACCACCTGCGTATGCTTTCTGGTCTTTACGGCTTACTAAAGCCACTTGATTTGATGCAACCTTACCGCCTAGAAATGGGCACGCGTTTAGCGAATGCTCGTGGTACTAATTTGTACCAGTTCTGGGGCAATATCATCACAGACAAGCTGAATGAAGCGCTGAATGCTCAAGGCGACAATGTGCTGATCAACCTAGCATCTAACGAGTACTTCAAAGCGGTAAAACCAAAGAACTTGGATGGCCAAGTGATTACACCGGTATTCAAAGACTGCAAGAACGGTCAATACAAGGTGATCAGTTTCTACGCGAAAAAGGCGCGCGGCATGATGGCTCGCTACATCATTGAGAACAAAGTGGACTCAATTGAAGCACTGACTAAGTTTGATACCGCGGGTTACTACTTCGTAGAAGAAGAGTCGAATGCGAAAGAGCTTGTCTTCAAGCGTGAAGAGCAAAACTAG
- the srmB gene encoding ATP-dependent RNA helicase SrmB: MIRTFAELDLNQELLKAIDEMGYERPTQIQAEAIPQALDGRDVLASAPTGTGKTASFVLPALQYLQDFPRKKAGPARMLILTPTRELAMQITDQARELAKYTALNIFTITGGVMYQEHADILGTTQDIVVATPGRLMEYIEAERFDCRAIEWLILDEADRMLDMGFGPVVDRLSAECRWRKQTLLFSATLEGKGVEGFTEDLLNNPAEIDAKSSLRERKKITQWYHRADTAEHKLELLKHIITKEAERSIVFLKTRERLGDLRALLESAQIPCAWIQGEMPQDRRNNAIARFRDGTVNVLLATDVAARGIDLPDVSHVINYDMPRTADVYLHRIGRTARAGKKGNAVSLIEAHDQLMIERVARYTKEAIKERFVEGMRPTHKKATVTKKKKPKKEDKKAVEKQKLAKKKKIAKKKKAAKKK, from the coding sequence GTGATCAGAACCTTTGCAGAACTCGATCTAAACCAAGAGCTGCTTAAAGCAATTGACGAAATGGGCTACGAACGCCCAACACAGATACAAGCTGAAGCAATCCCACAAGCGTTAGATGGAAGAGACGTTTTGGCTTCTGCGCCAACAGGTACTGGTAAAACAGCCTCATTCGTACTGCCAGCACTGCAGTACCTTCAGGATTTCCCACGTAAGAAAGCGGGCCCTGCTCGTATGCTTATCCTGACGCCGACCCGTGAACTAGCAATGCAGATCACTGACCAAGCTCGTGAACTTGCGAAATACACTGCGCTAAACATCTTCACCATCACAGGTGGTGTGATGTACCAAGAGCACGCAGACATTCTTGGCACCACCCAAGACATCGTTGTTGCGACTCCAGGCCGCCTAATGGAATACATCGAAGCTGAGCGCTTTGATTGTCGTGCGATCGAATGGCTGATCTTAGACGAAGCAGACCGCATGTTAGACATGGGCTTTGGTCCTGTTGTTGATCGCCTATCTGCAGAGTGTCGCTGGCGTAAGCAAACTTTACTTTTCTCAGCAACGCTAGAAGGTAAAGGTGTTGAAGGTTTCACTGAAGACCTACTGAACAACCCAGCAGAGATCGACGCAAAGTCATCACTACGTGAGCGTAAAAAGATCACTCAGTGGTACCACCGTGCAGACACAGCAGAGCACAAACTTGAGCTGCTAAAACACATCATTACTAAAGAAGCTGAGCGTAGCATCGTCTTCTTGAAAACTCGTGAGCGTTTAGGTGACCTGCGTGCACTGCTAGAGAGCGCTCAGATTCCATGTGCTTGGATTCAAGGCGAAATGCCTCAAGATCGTCGTAACAATGCGATTGCTCGTTTCCGTGATGGCACTGTAAACGTACTGCTAGCAACTGACGTAGCGGCTCGTGGTATAGACCTTCCAGATGTAAGCCATGTAATTAACTACGACATGCCACGCACAGCTGATGTTTACTTACACCGAATTGGCCGTACGGCTCGTGCTGGTAAAAAAGGTAATGCGGTTTCTCTAATCGAAGCGCACGATCAATTGATGATTGAACGCGTTGCTCGTTACACCAAAGAAGCAATCAAAGAGCGCTTCGTTGAAGGCATGCGTCCAACACACAAGAAAGCCACGGTAACGAAGAAAAAGAAACCAAAGAAAGAAGATAAGAAAGCAGTAGAGAAGCAGAAGCTCGCGAAGAAGAAAAAAATCGCGAAGAAAAAGAAAGCGGCTAAGAAAAAGTAA
- a CDS encoding tRNA1(Val) (adenine(37)-N6)-methyltransferase: MKDKIVQTKSFNFKQFSIYGGQSGMPVSTDGVLLGAWVSITPKSSALDIGTGTGLLALMTAQRFTDVSISAIDIDPHAIEAATINIEQSPWQDRITLHDDSVLTTDFPKKFDAIICNPPYFNSGEQAQQSQRATARHTDSLDHLQLAKRCFEITTETATASFILPTPEGEGFIKLAKQCGWHLAKRLDVKTTDKKPASRILFELSKDPAREADLQRESLTIHHQNGYSEAFIALTKDFYLKM, encoded by the coding sequence ATGAAAGACAAAATCGTGCAGACTAAAAGCTTCAATTTTAAGCAATTCTCAATTTACGGTGGGCAAAGCGGTATGCCCGTCAGCACCGATGGTGTACTACTTGGCGCATGGGTAAGCATTACACCTAAGTCCTCAGCACTCGATATTGGAACTGGCACCGGGCTTTTGGCCTTGATGACCGCGCAGCGTTTTACAGACGTCTCGATCTCCGCGATCGATATTGATCCACATGCGATTGAGGCTGCGACCATTAATATTGAGCAGTCGCCATGGCAAGATCGCATTACTCTGCATGATGACAGTGTACTCACCACCGACTTTCCGAAAAAGTTTGACGCGATAATCTGCAACCCACCCTACTTCAACTCTGGGGAACAGGCACAGCAGAGCCAAAGAGCCACCGCCAGACATACCGACAGCTTGGATCACCTGCAACTTGCTAAACGATGTTTCGAGATAACAACCGAAACTGCAACCGCCAGTTTTATACTGCCAACGCCTGAGGGAGAAGGTTTTATCAAGCTTGCCAAACAGTGCGGTTGGCACCTAGCTAAGCGTCTCGATGTCAAAACCACAGACAAGAAGCCTGCGAGTCGAATTCTTTTTGAGTTATCGAAAGATCCTGCGCGTGAGGCCGATTTGCAGCGTGAATCGCTTACCATTCATCATCAAAATGGTTATAGCGAGGCATTTATAGCGCTCACCAAAGATTTTTATCTCAAGATGTAG
- the brnQ gene encoding branched-chain amino acid transport system II carrier protein, which translates to MKQSLKLTDIMALGFMLFAFFLGAGNIIFPPLAGQLAGDHFLPAMSGFLLTAVGLPLITIVAVALAGGSWGHLTKDLPKKAATIMAVLIFIIIGPAFAAPRTGLVAYEMAVKPFFIDASQAHLTFFSIAFFVVAMFFSWSQGKLIDVIGKVLTPALFIGLVVLAVAVFVNPQGDILGAHGEYITQPLTKGFLEGYNTMDTFASLMFGMLIVDSIRSKGITDRAATTKYLISAGFIAAAGLAFVYISLFYLGATSATVAAGADNGGAILSLYVQSLFGPSGQLVLSVIVLLACLTTAIGLVSACSDYFSSLTPLSYKTWVIINGVACATVANVGLSQLISLSVPVLFALYPVAIALVALTFLRSRFPNPKVAYRVVVLVSLMFALIDGAKVAGVDVSALKMLPLFEIGMGWLLPTAAAIICMFFVGKSAEQEMAEETV; encoded by the coding sequence GTGAAACAGAGTCTAAAACTAACAGATATAATGGCATTGGGCTTTATGCTTTTTGCGTTTTTCTTGGGTGCGGGTAACATCATCTTCCCACCTCTAGCTGGCCAATTGGCTGGTGATCATTTTCTTCCAGCGATGTCTGGTTTCCTGCTGACTGCCGTTGGTCTGCCGTTAATCACTATCGTGGCTGTTGCACTTGCGGGTGGTTCTTGGGGTCACCTGACTAAAGATCTTCCTAAGAAAGCAGCAACCATCATGGCTGTGTTGATCTTCATTATCATTGGTCCTGCATTTGCTGCACCACGTACCGGCCTTGTTGCTTATGAGATGGCGGTGAAACCGTTCTTCATCGATGCCTCTCAAGCTCACCTAACATTCTTTTCTATCGCATTTTTTGTGGTTGCCATGTTCTTCTCATGGTCTCAAGGTAAGCTAATTGACGTTATCGGCAAGGTTCTAACACCAGCACTTTTCATCGGTTTAGTTGTACTGGCGGTTGCTGTATTTGTTAACCCTCAGGGTGATATTCTTGGTGCTCACGGTGAATACATCACTCAGCCATTAACAAAAGGTTTCCTTGAAGGTTACAACACCATGGATACTTTTGCTTCACTGATGTTTGGTATGCTGATTGTGGACTCTATCCGCAGCAAAGGCATCACTGACCGCGCAGCGACGACTAAGTACCTGATCAGCGCAGGTTTTATTGCTGCGGCGGGTCTAGCATTCGTTTACATTTCTCTGTTCTACCTGGGCGCAACAAGCGCAACAGTAGCTGCGGGTGCTGACAACGGCGGTGCGATCTTAAGCCTATATGTTCAATCACTGTTTGGTCCTTCAGGTCAGCTAGTGCTTTCTGTCATCGTACTACTAGCGTGTCTAACAACAGCGATTGGCCTTGTGTCTGCGTGTTCTGACTACTTCAGTTCACTAACGCCGCTGTCTTACAAAACTTGGGTAATCATCAACGGTGTTGCTTGTGCAACGGTAGCGAACGTTGGTCTTTCTCAGCTTATTTCTCTGTCTGTTCCTGTACTGTTTGCGCTGTACCCAGTAGCGATCGCATTGGTAGCACTGACGTTCTTGCGTAGCCGTTTCCCTAATCCAAAAGTAGCGTACCGCGTTGTGGTATTAGTGTCATTGATGTTTGCTCTTATTGATGGTGCGAAAGTAGCGGGTGTTGATGTATCAGCACTGAAGATGCTGCCTCTGTTCGAGATCGGCATGGGTTGGTTACTTCCAACGGCGGCAGCAATCATCTGTATGTTCTTTGTTGGTAAGTCAGCAGAGCAAGAGATGGCAGAAGAGACGGTTTAA
- the fldB gene encoding flavodoxin FldB, whose amino-acid sequence MKIGLFYGSTTCYTEMAAEKIRGIIGEDLVDIHNVKETPLSLMADYDLLLLGISTWDFGEIQEDWNELWDDIATTPVKGKVVALFGLGDQEGYGEWFLDAMGLLHDELKTAGAQFVGFWPNDDSYEFEASKALTEDQSQFVGLALDEDSQYELSDERIASWVEQVLVEYSETL is encoded by the coding sequence ATGAAAATTGGATTATTTTACGGCTCAACCACCTGCTACACAGAAATGGCAGCAGAAAAAATTCGCGGCATTATTGGTGAAGACCTAGTTGATATCCATAACGTGAAAGAGACTCCGCTTTCATTAATGGCAGACTACGACCTATTACTTCTGGGTATTTCTACGTGGGACTTTGGCGAAATCCAAGAAGATTGGAATGAGCTTTGGGACGATATCGCGACGACACCAGTAAAAGGTAAGGTTGTGGCACTGTTTGGCTTAGGTGACCAAGAGGGTTACGGAGAGTGGTTCTTGGATGCGATGGGTCTATTGCATGACGAGCTCAAAACGGCCGGAGCTCAATTTGTTGGCTTCTGGCCAAACGACGACAGCTACGAATTCGAGGCGTCTAAAGCGCTCACCGAAGACCAATCACAGTTCGTAGGCTTGGCACTTGATGAAGACTCACAATACGAACTGAGCGACGAGCGTATCGCAAGCTGGGTTGAACAAGTTCTGGTTGAGTACAGCGAGACGCTGTAA
- the xerD gene encoding site-specific tyrosine recombinase XerD, whose protein sequence is MQSPQGQSADHGLVEQFLDAMWMERGLSENTLVSYRTDLSKLLTWMEQNNYRLDFISLSGLQDYQSWLVDADFKQTSRARMLSAIRRLFQYLHREKVRADDPSALLISPKLPQRLPKDLSEEQVDALLDAPDPNDPIELRDKAMLELLYATGLRVTELVSLTMENISLRQGVVRVIGKGGKERLVPMGENAVDWIESFIEQGRPQLLGENSSDVVFPSKRAKQMTRQTFWYRIKHYAVIAGIDTELLSPHVLRHAFATHLLNYGADLRVVQMLLGHSDLSTTQIYTHVATERLKQIHTQHHPRA, encoded by the coding sequence ATGCAGTCGCCTCAAGGGCAGAGCGCAGACCACGGTCTAGTTGAGCAGTTTCTAGATGCTATGTGGATGGAGCGAGGGTTGTCAGAGAATACTCTTGTCTCGTATCGTACTGATTTATCCAAGCTATTAACGTGGATGGAACAGAATAATTATCGCCTCGACTTTATTAGTCTCTCTGGGCTACAGGACTACCAAAGTTGGTTGGTTGATGCGGACTTTAAGCAGACTTCCCGTGCACGTATGTTGTCGGCGATTCGTCGTTTGTTCCAATACCTGCATCGTGAGAAAGTCAGAGCCGATGATCCGAGTGCGTTGTTGATCAGCCCTAAGCTGCCACAACGTCTGCCAAAAGACCTAAGTGAAGAGCAAGTGGATGCTTTGCTCGATGCTCCTGATCCGAATGACCCGATTGAACTTCGCGATAAGGCGATGCTTGAGTTATTATATGCAACCGGTTTGCGTGTGACGGAGCTGGTTAGCCTAACGATGGAGAACATCAGCCTGAGACAGGGCGTGGTACGTGTTATTGGTAAGGGCGGTAAAGAGCGCTTGGTGCCAATGGGCGAAAACGCTGTGGACTGGATTGAGAGTTTTATTGAACAAGGGCGCCCGCAACTGCTTGGTGAAAACAGCTCAGATGTGGTTTTTCCAAGCAAACGTGCTAAACAAATGACCCGTCAGACATTCTGGTATCGTATTAAACATTACGCGGTTATCGCAGGTATTGACACAGAATTGCTATCCCCGCACGTTTTGAGACACGCTTTTGCCACTCATTTACTGAACTATGGTGCCGATCTTAGGGTCGTACAGATGTTACTTGGGCATAGTGACTTATCGACAACCCAAATTTATACTCACGTGGCGACTGAAAGGCTGAAGCAAATTCATACTCAGCATCACCCTCGTGCTTAA
- a CDS encoding thioredoxin fold domain-containing protein yields MSVLRRLPLLALPLMITACNASEAKVEQTTTAAEVASAQDIDTAALTKRFEKIGIKVNKIVPSDIDGLLEIQTNSGIIFSSPAGDHFLAGTLYSLDENGKFSDVLAERQAPINAEKVAALSDTVIEYKADNEKYVVTVFTDITCGYCVRLHSQMQGYNDLGITVRYMAYPRQGGTGQVADQMAAIWASDDPKAAMHNAKVERKMPVSSKDLEEKKQIIAKQYQLGRELGINGTPAIVLASGELVSGYLPPAQLLQRLEQ; encoded by the coding sequence ATGAGCGTATTACGCCGTCTTCCTCTATTAGCGCTGCCGCTGATGATCACTGCATGTAATGCATCAGAAGCGAAAGTAGAACAAACCACAACAGCCGCAGAGGTTGCTTCAGCTCAAGATATTGATACTGCGGCGCTCACCAAGCGTTTTGAAAAAATCGGTATCAAGGTGAACAAGATTGTTCCTTCAGATATTGATGGCCTGCTAGAGATTCAAACCAACAGTGGCATTATCTTCTCATCTCCAGCGGGCGATCATTTTCTAGCCGGTACACTTTACTCTCTGGATGAGAACGGCAAATTCAGCGATGTATTAGCAGAGCGTCAAGCGCCTATCAATGCTGAGAAAGTAGCGGCACTGTCTGATACAGTTATCGAATACAAAGCAGACAACGAAAAGTATGTTGTGACTGTGTTTACTGACATCACTTGTGGCTACTGCGTTCGTCTTCACAGCCAAATGCAGGGCTACAATGACCTAGGTATCACGGTGCGTTACATGGCATACCCACGTCAAGGTGGTACAGGCCAAGTAGCAGACCAAATGGCGGCGATCTGGGCTTCTGACGATCCAAAAGCCGCAATGCACAATGCTAAGGTAGAGCGTAAGATGCCAGTTTCAAGTAAAGACCTTGAAGAGAAGAAACAGATCATCGCTAAGCAGTACCAACTAGGTCGTGAGCTTGGTATTAATGGTACACCTGCTATCGTATTGGCAAGCGGTGAGTTGGTGAGTGGTTACTTACCACCTGCACAACTGCTTCAGCGTTTAGAGCAGTAG